DNA from Cardiocondyla obscurior isolate alpha-2009 linkage group LG17, Cobs3.1, whole genome shotgun sequence:
TTAAGtgaaaacgagataaaaataaacgacgaCTTAAAGGTGCCGTCGAAGAAGGACCGGGACGAGAAGCTGCAGCAGATTCGCACCGGCTTTATAAACCGCTTGCACTTGAATCGTCCGTGGGCATACGGCCTGATCTTTTGCGAACTCCTGAATTTCCTAAATGCGCTCATGCAAATTTACTTGACCGACTGGTTTCTCGGGGGAGCTTTCCTGGGCCTCGGCCGGTCGGTCTCCGAGCCGGTGACTAAGGACCAAATGGATCCGCTCGATGTAGTGTTTCCAAAGGTATAATCTCAACGCTCCTATCCTAATTTTACGGAACATTATTGAAGTGGATAATCCGCTTAAAACATAATCTCAGCGTGATGTAAtcaactttattatttttttttttttttaatttttaagcgcacaatttttttgtcgaatattttatttgactgttataattaacaaaatctgactcttgtcttttttttttttttcttggctctttgttaatttttattattatttgttacttttttttaggTGACCAAATGCATTTTTCATAAGTACGGTCCTTCTGGTTCCATACAAAAGCACGACGCGCTGTGTGTGATGGCATTGAATATCGTTAACGAGAAGATCTATACGGTTCTTTGGTTCTGGTTCGTCGTGCTGGTAGTGATAACCGGTTTGGGATTGGTTTGGAGACTACTGACCATGATCCTTCACTCGAGGTTCGCTACTTTCGGCCACCACGTATTTTTCCGCCGTCGGCGTGTTATGTTTTGCGGTTTTATGAATTCTTATCGCGGCCACCGTTCGCCTCGCTATTTTCTTCCTTGTAGGAATTCTCGTTTGACAAATTTACAAGCACCGTACATCACGTCGTCTGCAAAAGTCATCCGTATACGATACTAATACCTATAAATAACCCGTGGCTTTATTGCGACTTGCCTTTTTCtagtttcaaatatttatttaccatattaaaaaaaaaaaaaatttatttctatttatatttctatgtTGCAATATcaaagaatcttttttttttcttttaataattagtacaaaatttatttaatattatttcgcaaagAACGGGGATAAGATGTGTTGTACTAGCTGTTAAAGTTTACATTTCACAATATCGCGTGCCTGTGAGGCTCAGCGGTTACAAGTACGTCAGCGCGATCTAAGAAAATGCCTATAAAAATACCAAATGACGTGGTAAGGATATGGAAAGACTAATAGCGACGTGAATGCGTTTGTGATAAAGGGTGTTTGGTATAAAAATCACCACAATTGCCGATGCCGCGAGCGATTCTGATTACTACctatttcattttttcttttctttttttttaattcgcaggAGTACGTCATTCAACAGGCTCGTGTTCTCCATGGCGTGCCCTGGAAAGTACAATCCGTGGAACGTGCTCAAGGTTACCCACGAATACTACTTCGGTGACTGGCTGTTTCTCTATTACATCGCAAAAAATCTGGACAATTACGTATTCAAGGAACTCCTGCAGAGTTTGGCGGAGGATTTGGAGAACAGGCATCACGCGCGATACAAAATTCTACCGCTAGACGTGGAGCAGGAATTGCTGAAGAAGCAATGGGACGACGATGCTAAGCCTCCTATAAGCCCCTGAACGAGCCGAGCATAAAACGGtcgttgaataattatttatatgtaaattagcCTTTTAAAGCCCGTTGCCCATTTCTCAGCGAGAAATTCAA
Protein-coding regions in this window:
- the Inx7 gene encoding innexin inx7 isoform X1 produces the protein MAAGTVVAAFSVLKEHVKFKVNQNSVAIDNIVFRLHYRATFLLLLIASILVTSRQFIGEHIRCIADTGVPSHVIETFCFFMSTYTVVKHLNATAVQQGELPHPGVGPAAKDDPVIHHAYYQWVPFILFFQALLFYLPHYLWRKTEGGRLSMLVSGLHMASLLLSENEIKINDDLKVPSKKDRDEKLQQIRTGFINRLHLNRPWAYGLIFCELLNFLNALMQIYLTDWFLGGAFLGLGRSVSEPVTKDQMDPLDVVFPKVTKCIFHKYGPSGSIQKHDALCVMALNIVNEKIYTVLWFWFVVLVVITGLGLVWRLLTMILHSRSTSFNRLVFSMACPGKYNPWNVLKVTHEYYFGDWLFLYYIAKNLDNYVFKELLQSLAEDLENRHHARYKILPLDVEQELLKKQWDDDAKPPISP
- the Inx7 gene encoding innexin inx7 isoform X2, which translates into the protein MSTYTVVKHLNATAVQQGELPHPGVGPAAKDDPVIHHAYYQWVPFILFFQALLFYLPHYLWRKTEGGRLSMLVSGLHMASLLLSENEIKINDDLKVPSKKDRDEKLQQIRTGFINRLHLNRPWAYGLIFCELLNFLNALMQIYLTDWFLGGAFLGLGRSVSEPVTKDQMDPLDVVFPKVTKCIFHKYGPSGSIQKHDALCVMALNIVNEKIYTVLWFWFVVLVVITGLGLVWRLLTMILHSRSTSFNRLVFSMACPGKYNPWNVLKVTHEYYFGDWLFLYYIAKNLDNYVFKELLQSLAEDLENRHHARYKILPLDVEQELLKKQWDDDAKPPISP